In Pirellulales bacterium, the DNA window CTCACGCCTTAATGCCACACCCTTCGCGCCTGGCTTCACCCTAAGAATGTCCGCTCCACAAACGTAGTGTCGATGCGGCATTCGTGAAATGCAGTGTGGGCGAGAATTTTTTGATGCAACGGCACCGTAGTTTTTATGCCGCGCACTTCCAGCTCCGCCAGCGCCCGTTGCATGGTGTCGATCGCCCCGGCCCGTGTCGGCTGGTGGACAATCAGCTTGCCAATCATCGAATCGTAATACGGCGAAACGGTGTATCCCGAAAAGGCGTGTGAATCCCAACGCACGCCAAAACCGCCGGGGGCAATGAGTCGCTCAATTTTCCCGGGGCACGGTTGGAAATTGCGTGCCGGATCTTCCGCGTTAATCCGGCATTCTAATGCCGCACCCCGCTGTTGCACGTCGCTTTGGCTAAACCACAACTTTTCGCCAGCCGCAATGCGGATTTGAGATTTTATCAAATCAATTCCCGTCACCATTTCGGTCACGGGATGCTCCACCTGAATCCGCGCGTTGACTTCAATGAAATAAAAGTTGCCGCTTTGATCGACGATGAACTCCACGGTGCCGGCGTTGGTGTAGCCAGCGGCTTTTACCAATCGCACGGCGGCTTCACACATGGCCTGGCGGGTTTCCGGCGTGAGATGGGCGGCAGGACTTTCTTCGACCAGCTTTTGGTGCCGTCGTTGAGTGGAACATTCGCGCTCGAACAAATGCAGGGCGTTGCCGTGCTGGTCTGCCAGAATCTGCACTTCCACATGCCGAGGCCGCTCCACGTAGCGCTCCAAATATATGCCGGCGTTGCCGAAAGCCGCTTCCGCTTCCGCCGCTGCCTGCTGCAGGGCGCTTTTCAATGTCAAATCGTTGGCCGCCACCCGCATGCCACGCCCGCCGCCTCCGGCCGTGGCTTTAATCAACACCGGAAAGCCGATTTCGTGTGCCAGCCGCACCGCTTCCTTTTCGCCAGCCACCAGCCCATCGCTGCCGGGCACTACCGGCACTTTGGCATCGCGCGCAATTTTGCGGGCCGTGTTTTTATCGCCCAACTTGGCCATAGCCTCCGGCGAGGGGCCGATGAAATCGATATTGCAGCTGCGGCAGATTTCGTTGAAGTGGGCATTTTCCGACAGAAATCCGTAGCCCGGATGCAGTGCTTGCACATTGCCAATTTCCGCCGCGCTGATGACTCGATCGATTTTCAAATAACTGTCGGCGGCTTTCGGCGGACCGACGCAATAGGCTTCGTCAGCCAAATCGAGGTAGTGCGCCCCCCGATCGGCCTCGCTGAAAATTGCCACCGTCTCGATGCCCAACTCGCGGCAAGCGCGGATAATCCGCAATGCAATTTCACCGCGGTTGGCCACCAAAATGCGTTTGAACATGGCGGGAGCGATTCGCGATTAGCAACTAGCGATTAGCAACTAGCACGAGAAGCTAAAGCGCCGAGGGGATGGAGTTTTTTCAGGTGCCGAAGCCAGCCGCCAGATGCGCGTCGCCGGTTTGCTGGGCCTCATTTCCTCGTATCGATTTTGAATAGCGGCTGGCCGAATTCCACGGGCGCGCCGTTTTCCACCAGCACGGCCGCCACTTGGCCGGAAATTTCCGCTGGAATTTCATTGAACACTTTCATGGCCTCAATGATGCACACAATGGTTTCGGGGCCGACATGGGCGCCCACTTTCACAAATGGCGGCGATTCAGGGCCGGAAGCGGAATAGAACGTGCCCACCATTGGGCTTTTGATCACTGCCATGTCGGCACTATCAGCCGCAGCGGTCGGCGCCATGGACGGAGCCGACGAAGAACTGCTCGCCGCCGCCGGCAAAGCGCCTAGATAAGGCGGCGCCATCATGCCGACAATTGGTTCCGCACCCCTTCGCAGCCGAACACGCTGATCTCCCTGCCGCAGGTCGATTTCGGCCAGGTCGTGCTCCTTCATCAGCTCGATGAGGCGGCGCACTTTTTTCACATCGAAAATGTCGCCAGCGCCTGACCCGGGGTTGGACATGGTGTATTTCGGATTTGGCTCCACCACAGGGTGTCGCTGTTTGATTTTCGGTTTCAATTCACTGCCACAATCGTTTCGTGCCACTGCTTGGGCACGCTGGTCAGCACTTCGCAACCACCGCGGGTGACTAGCACGTCGTCTTCAATCCGCACGCCACCGAAACCTGGCAGATAAATGCCCGGCTCGACGGTCATGACCATTCCCGGCTCCAGCTTCATCGTTTGTTTTCTGCTGAAGCGTGGATCCTCATGAATTTGCAGCCCCAGGCTGTGTCCTAGTCCGTGGCCGAACTGCTTCCCATAGCCGGCTTTTTCAATCACATTGCGGGCCGCGGCATCGATTTCTCCGCAAGTTCGTCCCGGACGAATGGCGTCGATGGCCGTGAGTTGCGCCTGCAACACAACTTCATAAATCCGTTGGAGTTTGGGCGGGATTTTACCGGTCACCAAAGTTCGGGTCAAGTCGCTCATGTACAGCCGGCCCAGAGCGCCCCAATCGATGAGAATGAAATCGGCATCCCCCACTTTTCGCAGTCCGGGTCGATAATGGGGCAAAGCGGCCCGATCTCCCACGCCCACAATCGGCGTAAAACTAGCGCCGCGACCGCCAAACAGCCGCATCTGGCTGTCCAGCGCGTCGGCAATTTCCTTTTCGGTTTGCTCCGGCCGCAGCGCCGCCCGGACAACGGCAAACGCCTTTTCGGCAATTGCCACCGCCTGGCGGATTTCGGCAATCTCCTCTTTATCCTTGATCATCCGCAGTTGTTCGACCAGACCGGAGGTGGTGACGAACTCTACCTTCTCTGCCTTTTCGGCCAGCCGCTGATGATAGCCGACGGTCATCGAATCCCCTTCGACCCCCAGCCGTGATACTTTGGCTTGTTTGAGCACCTTCATCGTGCCATCGAGCATCGCTTGGCCCGGCTGCCGGATGTGCAAATTCAATCTGGGGCACTCTTCCTCCAATTGCGTCGTGTAGCGTGCATCACTAATCAGCACCTCGCCACTGCGCGTGATCAACAGATAACTATCATCGCCGGTGAAGCCTGTCAGATAAGTGACATTGGGATAATTGGTAACCAATAGCGTATCAACGCTGGCTTTGCTGAGCAGCTTGCGCAGCCGGTCGCGCCGGGAGGCAAAGTATTCCATGGGGTAATTTTCCTCGGTATCGTCTGGTTGCAAATCCTTTAGGTGGCTGCCAAATTGCTAACATGCGGCGTCGCGCATGGCAAGATGAAATCGAGTAGAATCAAACCGATAACCGGTGGCGAGGTCGTATTTCTTACCGGATGGAAACATCAACTAATGGTAATTTCCTCGTCCGATCACTAACAATTGTCCGTCAGTTCCTTTTTCGAATGTTGTCAGATCGAACGGGGATGAACTCTTTAGGATGGCGATATGCGAAAGCTATTTACCTGTCTGGGCGTCGTTTTTGGCGTGATCATTATTGCCATCATCCTCGCATTTGCAGTTTTCCTTCCTCGGGCTTTCAAACTTAGCGGCGAGGCAACAGCCTATCTTGAGACCGAGGTGCCCAAAATTGTTGAGCATTGGAATTCTCAAGAGTTGATCGATGCGGCCACTCCTGAGCTGATCTCCGCGGCAAAGTCGTCGGATGGCATCGAGCGGCTGTTCACGATGTTTCGGCAGCTTGGTGCGCTTAAGCATCTGGACAAACCGCACGGAGAAATCATTGTTAATACCTCGACAAACCATGGATCGGAAACGACCGGTAATTACACCATTCCGGCTGATTTTGAAAAGGGCTCCGCCACCATCCACGTTCAACTTCTCAGAAACGGCGGGGGTTGGAAGATCAACGGATTTCACATCGACTCCGAGGCGTTTCTTCCACCCAAGAACGAACAGTGAAGCAATTTTTAGGATTGGCCGGAAAATTCATGCGATGGTTGTGGCCGTTCAATCAACTGTCGTGGCCGTGGTTGGCATTCACAAAAGAAACGAAGATCTTTATGCTCTGGAAACTGTCAGCTCGCCGTAGTGAACCGGCGCCTAAACACTTGATTGTTTTCGAGAGCCGCAGGCCACCAACCATGAGCACTTCACTTTTCACCTATGCTAGCACCCCGCGAGTTGCCACCGGATTTTAAAGCGTGGAACCGAAGGTGGCACGCACCGTTTGGCCGCCGCAGGTTTTTGCCGCGGTCCCTTCGCAATTCGTGGCTTGATATCAAATACCGGGGACCATTCAGTTGCCAAACCAACAACGCCACGCGCGTGTTCGAATATCCCTGGGCGGCGGCGGAAATCAACAAGCTTGGAAAGCACTTGGACATTCTGGAAGTAGGCGGCGGCCTGTCTGGCTTGCAATTTACCCTGGCCTCACAGGGACACCAGGTAACGAACGTTGACCCTGGTCTGGAAGCCGAAGGTGTGGGGTTTGAGCTGCCCACCGGCACTCATCGCCGGATGTGCAGTATCTTTGGCGCGCCAGTGAGATTGATTTCCACTACCATTCAAGCGGCAAAATTGCCGGATCAATCGTTCGATGTCATTCTGAGTCTCTCGGCGTTGGAGCATTTTAGCCCGGCGGATGTTTGTGGATTCGCACACGAGGTCAAACGCCTCTTGCGACCACAAGGGAGATTGATCATGACGGCCGATTTGTTCATCGACGTGCAGCCGTTTTGCAGCCAGCCATCCAATAAATGGGGCACGAACATTAACCTCAAATCATTTCTGGAAATGGCGCAGCTCCAATTGCTGTTGGGAAATCGCGCCGAATTGTGCGGATTCGACGAATTCAAGGCGGATGCCATTCTCGGCAACAGCAGCAATTATCTATTGGTGCCTCCCTCGTTCGTGCAGTGCGTGATTGCCGGTCGTTAGCGAGGAACCGCCTCTGCATGGGTGGCACCCACTCCAAGTTGAATTGTTCCCCCATCGAAAGCCGCCAGCCGGTTCGCTACGATGAGGGAATGGAGCGGAAACCAGCCATTCTCGGAACGACGGACACGACGCACACGCAACAACTGGCGGAGCGGTTGCAGCGTGGAGAGTTGTCGTTGGATGTTTTCTTGCGCAGCCTCATCCAGCCAAAAACGGCGGATTTGGGCGATGTGCAACTGGACCTCGATCGCCGCCGCCGCTGCGGTTATCCCGAAGTAGTATTTGGCGAAGGGAAAACATTGGCCACGTTGGAGCGGCTGTTCGAGCGGATGCTGGACGAAGGCATCGACGTACTGGCCACACGCATTGCTCCCGAGGTTGCAGCGGGGCTTGGCAAACGGTTTCCTGCGGCAAAATACAACGAAGTTGGGCGAACATTTCGTGTGTCGGTCAAAAAACCGGCCAAGGCGCCGGGCTGGGCACCGTCGAGTTCGGATTCGCCAGATACAAAGCGAAAACCGTTCGTCGCCATTGTCACCGCGGGAACTACCGATATTCCCGTGGCTGAAGAAGCGCGGGAAACATTGTCATGGATGGGGGTGGAAACCACGCTGATTCAGGATGTCGGCGTGGCTGGACCGCATCGCTTGCCGGAAAAATTGCCTTTGCTCGACGGAGCAGCGGCTGTGATTGTTGTGGCCGGCATGGAAGGCGCGCTGCCCAGCGTGGTAGGCGGATATGTCCCCTGCCCCGTGATTGCAGTTCCCACCAGCGTGGGTTACGGAGCCAGTTGCGGGGGGCTAGCCGCATTATTAAGCATGCTTAACAGCTGCGCGGCAAACGTCACGGTGGTAAATGTCGATGCCGGGTTCAAAGCCGGTTATGTCGCCGGGTTAATTGCTCACGGCACGGCGGCACGATCGGCATAACCGGTGCTTTCCATCAGCTAAAATTGGGGCCTGCGGCTGTTCGCATTTCCGCCATTGCACAGCATAATTCCTTTGTTCCGACATTCTGAGTCCCGAACTTTGGACCACGCTTATGTCTTCCCCGCCGCTGCCTAAAGTGCCGCCGCGTGCGCCCGATAGCCACAAAGGAACGTTTGGCCACACACTGCTTGTAGGCGGATCTAAGGGAATGGCGGGAGCAATTTCACTTTCCGGCATGGCTGCGCTCCGCAGCGGGGCTGGTCTTGTGACGATAGCCACTTCCGAAGCCTGTCAGCCAATTGTTGCCGGCTTTGAACCCTCGTACATGACGGTGCCATTGCCGTGCGATGAGCAAGGCCGCTTGGCGAAAACCGCCCATCGGCGAATTGCCGAAGTGGCCGCCAAATGCACGACCATTGGTTGTGGGCCGGGCATGCAAGTGACGCCCGATGTCGATTATCTTGTGGGTCGCATGTACTTTGAATTCGCGCAGCCAATGGTGTTCGATGCCGACGCGCTGAATGCCTTGGCCACACAACCTGATTTGTTTTCGCGGCATGCCGGCCCGAGAGTTGTCACACCGCATCCGGGCGAATTTGCGCGGCTGGCGGGCATTGCCAGGCTTGATCCGGCAGAGCGGGAAGATCGTGCCAAAGATTTTGCGATCCGCGGGAAGGTGATTGTGGTACTCAAAGGGCACCACACCATTGTGACCGATGGCCGAGAACTGTACTTAAACAATACCGGCAATCCAGGCATGGCCACTGGTGGTTGCGGTGACGTGCTAACCGGAATTATCACGGCGCTGTTGGGGCAAGGTTTATCGCCGTTTGAGGCCGCTCAATTGGGCGTTCATGTGCACGGACTGGCCGGCGATTTGGCGGCCGAAGCGCTGGGCCAAGTTTCGCTGATCGCCAGCGATTTGCTCCGCTTCTTGCCCGACGCATTCAAGCGTGTGGCCTAGGATAATGCCACAGACGTCCGGACGGGGTTTTCCACCTCTGTGCCAGCTGCGCTGTTGGAAAGCCAACAGTAGCACACAACCGAGTGATCAAAGCCGCTCCTGCTCACCAATAGTACGCGCCGACAAATGCTCGCCGTGGAAAACGATAGACCGGCGCCGCATAGAAAAACGGCGCGGCGGAATAATACGGACCGGGTGCTGCTGAATAATAAGTGGGAGCATAGTAGGTTGTGTACGGTGCCGGATAGTAATACGAAGAATAGTACGGCGGATAGTACCCAGCATACCTGCTGGGGGAATACCCATAATACGGCACGTATCCGTAATAGCCGCCGTAACCCCAACGCGCGGGTTGAACTTTGATTTCTGTTCGATCTTTCATCGTAAGAATGGCGTTGCGCACCGGCGCATCGGACGGACCAATATCAGCCTGCATAATAGGTTGATCGGCCGTGCGAACCGGTACTTTGGAAGCCGCCGCCGCAACACTCGCCGAAATGGCCCACACAATGGCGGCCGCGCCGATTACCCACCACCACCACCAACTGTTGGTCAAAGTTCTGGTCGACATGTTGGCCCTCCTGAGTTTGCGCCACAAATTCCGGCGCCGGGCTAAGATTGACCGCTCTCCACCACAACCTCCTGCAATTCTATCCCTTGGCCGCAAAATTGCCAGAGTCATTATAGGCGGCTACTGCTGGCCGGCTAACCGCCAGCGCTTGGCCGGTTTAGGCCGCTGCCCGCTTGCGGTGGGGCGTAATATGATGGAAGTTTCAGCAGTCGGGGATTTGACGTTTCCGCTTGAATTGAAGGAAAACGTGGGTGGCTCGGTCGAGGTCGTCGTTCGGCACAGAGGATCTTGGCAGGTCGAACCCAGGAATTTGAGCCGCTGGGGACTTATTTTGTTCGTCCCCAGCCATTCGCGATAAAACGTGGATTGAAGACCATTTCATCATTGAACCCATTGTCCCCGCCGTCGCCGTCACTATGAGCAAGCTGCACGACGACGAATTCAAAGGCTCCGTAATGACCTTCGGGGAACATTTGCTAGAGCTGCGCAGCTGTTTGTGGCGAGCAATCATTGGTTTAGCGGTCGGTTCATTGCTGGGGTTTTTTCTGGCTGACTCGATTGTGCGATTCATCCAAAGTCCGTTGGAAAACGCGCTGCAAGCGTATTACCGCAGTGCCGCCATCGATG includes these proteins:
- the larB gene encoding nickel pincer cofactor biosynthesis protein LarB, which translates into the protein MGGTHSKLNCSPIESRQPVRYDEGMERKPAILGTTDTTHTQQLAERLQRGELSLDVFLRSLIQPKTADLGDVQLDLDRRRRCGYPEVVFGEGKTLATLERLFERMLDEGIDVLATRIAPEVAAGLGKRFPAAKYNEVGRTFRVSVKKPAKAPGWAPSSSDSPDTKRKPFVAIVTAGTTDIPVAEEARETLSWMGVETTLIQDVGVAGPHRLPEKLPLLDGAAAVIVVAGMEGALPSVVGGYVPCPVIAVPTSVGYGASCGGLAALLSMLNSCAANVTVVNVDAGFKAGYVAGLIAHGTAARSA
- the accB gene encoding acetyl-CoA carboxylase biotin carboxyl carrier protein is translated as MSNPGSGAGDIFDVKKVRRLIELMKEHDLAEIDLRQGDQRVRLRRGAEPIVGMMAPPYLGALPAAASSSSSAPSMAPTAAADSADMAVIKSPMVGTFYSASGPESPPFVKVGAHVGPETIVCIIEAMKVFNEIPAEISGQVAAVLVENGAPVEFGQPLFKIDTRK
- a CDS encoding class I SAM-dependent methyltransferase, with product MFEYPWAAAEINKLGKHLDILEVGGGLSGLQFTLASQGHQVTNVDPGLEAEGVGFELPTGTHRRMCSIFGAPVRLISTTIQAAKLPDQSFDVILSLSALEHFSPADVCGFAHEVKRLLRPQGRLIMTADLFIDVQPFCSQPSNKWGTNINLKSFLEMAQLQLLLGNRAELCGFDEFKADAILGNSSNYLLVPPSFVQCVIAGR
- a CDS encoding NAD(P)H-hydrate dehydratase; translation: MSSPPLPKVPPRAPDSHKGTFGHTLLVGGSKGMAGAISLSGMAALRSGAGLVTIATSEACQPIVAGFEPSYMTVPLPCDEQGRLAKTAHRRIAEVAAKCTTIGCGPGMQVTPDVDYLVGRMYFEFAQPMVFDADALNALATQPDLFSRHAGPRVVTPHPGEFARLAGIARLDPAEREDRAKDFAIRGKVIVVLKGHHTIVTDGRELYLNNTGNPGMATGGCGDVLTGIITALLGQGLSPFEAAQLGVHVHGLAGDLAAEALGQVSLIASDLLRFLPDAFKRVA
- the accC gene encoding acetyl-CoA carboxylase biotin carboxylase subunit — protein: MFKRILVANRGEIALRIIRACRELGIETVAIFSEADRGAHYLDLADEAYCVGPPKAADSYLKIDRVISAAEIGNVQALHPGYGFLSENAHFNEICRSCNIDFIGPSPEAMAKLGDKNTARKIARDAKVPVVPGSDGLVAGEKEAVRLAHEIGFPVLIKATAGGGGRGMRVAANDLTLKSALQQAAAEAEAAFGNAGIYLERYVERPRHVEVQILADQHGNALHLFERECSTQRRHQKLVEESPAAHLTPETRQAMCEAAVRLVKAAGYTNAGTVEFIVDQSGNFYFIEVNARIQVEHPVTEMVTGIDLIKSQIRIAAGEKLWFSQSDVQQRGAALECRINAEDPARNFQPCPGKIERLIAPGGFGVRWDSHAFSGYTVSPYYDSMIGKLIVHQPTRAGAIDTMQRALAELEVRGIKTTVPLHQKILAHTAFHECRIDTTFVERTFLG
- a CDS encoding Xaa-Pro peptidase family protein; this translates as MEYFASRRDRLRKLLSKASVDTLLVTNYPNVTYLTGFTGDDSYLLITRSGEVLISDARYTTQLEEECPRLNLHIRQPGQAMLDGTMKVLKQAKVSRLGVEGDSMTVGYHQRLAEKAEKVEFVTTSGLVEQLRMIKDKEEIAEIRQAVAIAEKAFAVVRAALRPEQTEKEIADALDSQMRLFGGRGASFTPIVGVGDRAALPHYRPGLRKVGDADFILIDWGALGRLYMSDLTRTLVTGKIPPKLQRIYEVVLQAQLTAIDAIRPGRTCGEIDAAARNVIEKAGYGKQFGHGLGHSLGLQIHEDPRFSRKQTMKLEPGMVMTVEPGIYLPGFGGVRIEDDVLVTRGGCEVLTSVPKQWHETIVAVN